CGAAGGTGCACGCGGGCCTGCTCGCCGACCGGCGCAAGGACGACCACCTGCAGCAGCTCGACGACCTGGGCGTCGAGCCGTTCGACCTGGTGATCGCGAACCTGTACCCGTTCGCCGACACGGTGAACTCGGGCGCGAAGCCCGACGAGTGCGTCGAGCAGATCGACATCGGCGGCCCCACGATGGTGCGGGCGGCCGCGAAGAACCACGCGAGCGTCGCCGTCGTCGTCGACCCGTCCGGGTACGCGTCCGTCCTGGCGGCCGTCACGGCGGGCGGCTTCACCCTGGACGAGCGGCGCCGCCTCGCCGCGCGCGCGTTCGCGCACACCGCGTCCTACGACGTGGCCGTCGCGTCCTGGTTCGCGGGCGACTACGCCCCCGACGAGACCGCCGGGCAGACCGAGTGGCCCGACTTCCTCGGCGCCACCTGGGAGCGCTCGAACACCCTGCGGTACGGCGAGAACCCGCACCAGCGCGCCGCCCTGTACCGCTCGCCGGGCGAGACCGGCCTGGCCGGGGCCGAGCAGCTGTACGGCAAGGAGATGTCGTACAACAACTACGTGGACACCGACGCCGCGCGCCGGTCCGCGTACGACTTCGCCGAGCCCGCCGTCGCGATCATCAAGCACGCCAACCCGTGCGGCATCGCGGTGGGCGCCGACATCGCCGAGGCGCACCGCAGGGCGCACGCCTGCGACCCGCTGTCGGCCTACGGCGGCGTCATCGCGGCGAACCGCCCGGTGACCGCCGACATGGCGCGGCAGGTCACCGAGAGCTTCGCCGAGGTCGTGGTGGCCCCCGCGTTCGACGACGAGGCCGTCGCCGTCCTGAAGAAGCGGTTCAAGAACCTCCGCCTGCTGGTCTGCCCGGACGCCCCGAAGGGCGCGACCGAGTACCGGCGCATCGACGGCGGCGTCCTGCTGCAGGGCGTCGACGCGGTCGACGCCCCCGGCGACGACCCGTCCGGCTGGGAGCTCAAGACCGGCGAGGCCGCCGACGAGGCCACCCTGCGCGACCTGGCGTTCGCGTGGCGGGCCGTCCGCTCGGTCAAGTCCAACGCGATCCTGCTCGCCGCCGACGGCGCCACCGTCGGCGTCGGGATGGGGCAGGTCAACCGGGTCGACTCCGCCAAGCTCGCGGTGTCGCGGGCGGGCGCGGAGCGCGCGGCCGCCGCGGTCGGCGCGTCCGACGCGTTCTTCCCGTTCCCGGACGGCCTGGAGGTGCTGACGGACGCGGGCGTGCGCGCGATCGTCCAGCCGGGCGGGTCCGTCAACGACGACAAGGTGGTCGCGGCGGCCGAGAAGGCCGGCATCGCGCTGTACTTCACCGGCGTCCGGCACTTCTTCCACTGACCGGCGCCGACACGGCCCGGCGGCTCCGGCCGCCGGGCCGTTTCCCGCGTGTCCGCAGGTAACCTCGGTGCGTCCCCTCGGACGGAAGGCGCGATGGACACCCTCACCATGCTCATGCTGGGAGCCGTCTCCCAGGCGAACGCCCTGCTGCTGGACGCCCGGCAGGTCATCGGGCTCGTCGCGGCGGCGCTGGCCGCGATGCTCGCCGCCCGGCTCGGCTGGCGCGGCACCGACCGCGTCCTGGCTCGCCGGTCCGAGGACGACGCCACCTAACGCAGGCGACGCCACCTAACGCAGGCGCGCGCGCAGAGCGGGCCCCGCCTCGGCCCAGTCGTCGTCGGTCATCCCGTAGACGGCGGTGTCACGGAACGTCCCGTCCGGCCTCAGCCGATGCTTGCGGTGGACGCCCTCGAACGACGCCCCCAGCCGCTCGATCGCGGCCCGCGAACGCTCGTTCAGCGCGTTCGTGTGCCAGCCCACCCGCACCGCCTTGAGCTCGTCGAACGCCCGCTCCAGCAGCAGCAGCTTCGACTCGGTGTTCGTCCCCGACCGCCGCCACCGCGCGCCGAGCCACGTGTAGCCGATGCACAGGCCCCGGTCGCGCGGCGAGATCTCGTAGTACGACGTCGTCCCCGCGACCTCGCCCGTCCGGGGGTCGAGCTGCGCCCACGGCAGCCGCAGCCCCCGCTCGCGGTCCCGCAGCGCCTTCCGGACGGACGCCCGCATGTCCTCGACGTCGCGCGGTCGCGGCTCGTTCAGCCACGTCCACGTCGCCGGGTCCGCCGACGCCGCGAACAACCCCTCCGCGTGCTCCTCCGTCAGCGGCTCCAGCCGCACGTGACGTCCGGTAATAACGGGCATTTCGTACCACTCCATGCCCGAACGCTACGCGCCCGCCCACCCCGCACGGCAGGGCCACTCGCCCCCGATTTCCGCACCCCACTGGCCCGTTACCATGGGTGTTCGCGACTGGCGCGGGCAAGGTGGATCACCACCGGGGAGCGAACGACCGTCCGGACACCGCGCGCCTGGGTGGCCGACCGACAGATCAGTGCGGAGGCACGCATGACGGCACAGATTCTGGACGGCAAGGCGACCGCGGCCGAGATCCGGGCGGACCTCGCCGAGCGCGTCGAGGCCCTCGGCGGGCGCGGCGTGTCCGTCGGGCTCGGCACCGTCCTCGTCGGGGACGACCCCGGCAGCCACTCCTACGTCAACATGAAGCACCGCGACTGCGCCGAGGTCGGCATCGAGAGCATCCGCCGCGACCTCCCCGCCGACGCCACCCAGGACCAGGTGGAACGCGCCGTCGCCGAACTCAACGCCGACCCGGCCTGCACCGGCTACATCGTCCAGCTCCCGCTGCCCAAGGGCCTCGACGACAAGCGCGTCCTCGAACGCATCGACCCCGCCAAGGACGCCGACGGCCTGCACCCGACGAACCTCGGCCGGCTCGTCCTCATGCAGGACGGCCCGCTGCCCTGCACCCCGAAGGGCATCATCGAGCTGCTCCGCCGCTTCGACGTCCCGCTCAAGGGCGCCGAGGTCACCGTCGTCGGCCGCGGCATCACCGTCGGCCGCTCCCTCGGCCTGCTGCTGACCCGCCGCACCGAGAACGCGACCGTCACCCTCTGCCACACCGGCACCCGCGACCTCGCCGCGCACACCCGCGCCGCCGACATCGTCGTCGCCGCCGCCGGCGTTCCCGGCCTGATCACCGCCGACATGGTGAAGCCCGGCGCCGCCGTCCTCGACGTCGGCGTGTCCCGGGTGGACGGCAAGCTCGCCGGGGACGTCGCCGCCGACGTCCGCGAGGTCGCCGGCTGGGTGGCGCCCAACCCCGGCGGCGTGGGCCCCATGACCCGCGCCATGCTCCTCGCGAACGTGGTGGAAGCGGCGGAACGCTCCGCCTGACCGCCGACGGGAACACGGCCGCCCTCCGGCATTGCGCTGCCGATCGGAGGACGGCCGTGAACGTCTAGCTGGCCCGTCTGGCCGCCGCGCTGGGTGCCGGGCGGGTGACGTGCGCGGTGCCGTGGCCCGGGCGGCGCGCCTCGGGGCGCACCCCCGGCGGTCGCCCGCCGTCCATCGGCGTGCGGCCCTGCGGGACGTGCACCGGCGGCAGCGGACGGACGAGGCCCATCGCGATGACCTCGTTGGCGAGCCGGGTGCGGCGGTTGGGACCCTCGGGGATACGGAACTTCTGGTACAGGCGCAGCAGGTGCTGCTTGACGGCCGCCTCCGTCACCACGAGATCACCGGCGATGTCGCGGGCGGTGGCGGGCGCGACGAACGCCGCGTCCGACAGTGCGGGCCGGCACAACGAGTTCAGCACGTCGATCTCGCGCCGGGTGAGCTCGGGGGCGACGGCCCGCCGCAGCTCGACGTCCGGGTCGACCTCCTCTCGGGGGATTCCCCCCATCCGGATGCGCGCGGTGCCGAAGGTGACGACGTCGCCGTCCTCCAGGACGCGGCGCGCGATCGGCCGGCCGTTGACCCGCGTCCCGTTGCGGGAAAGGCCCATGTCGACCACGTAGACGTACGGGCCGCGCCGAACGATCTCTGCGTGCAAACGGGACACACTCGGGTCTTCGAGGCGGACGTCGACTCCGCGCCCGCGCCCGACCGTCGTGACATCGGGGCGCAGCGGCACGACCACTCCGCTGTCCTCGATCCGCATGAACGGCCCCTCCACGGCAGTCCTCCCAGCTAGTTAGCGACCCCTGTCCAGCGGGTTACCCGGGCGCCCTGCCGTCACACCCTCCTACCGGCGAGTAGGGTCGACGCCACAGGGGTTTGCGGGCACATCGGCGGCGCCCTGGCCGGAATGGGACTACGGTTGTGGCATGACCACTCAGGTGCACCGGCGCAGGCGGAAGGCGCCGCGCGGGAGGTCCGCCGCGCCGCACTGGCTCGGCCGGCTGCCCTACCTGATGGTCCTCACGGGCGTCGCCGCGGGCCTGACGCTGGCGTCCTTCGACTACTTCCGCAAGGGCGCCGGCGTGATCGCCGCCGCCCTGCTCCTCGGCGCCCTCGCCCGCCTCCTGCTGCCCGAGTCGCAGCTCGGCATGCTCGCCGTCCGCAGCCGCGCCGTCGACTGCTGGACGCTCGTCCTGCTCGGCGAGACGGTCGCGTTCGTCTCCCTGAGCGTCCCGCCGATGCACAAGACCGGCCTCGTCCTCGCCGGGGCCTTCGGCGTCCTGATCGCGCTCACCATGGCCGGCCGCGGTCTCCTGCTGCTGCGCGACCGGCGCCGCGCCCGGCCGCCCGGATAGCCGCTGCCCTGCGAGTCCGTGCCGGGGGCGAGGTCTAGACCTCCGAACCCGCTCGGATAGCCTTGCCAGTTGAGCCTTACAAGGACTGCTGGCCAGGTGTAGGAAAGGGACAGCAACAGCATGCCCAAGATCAAAGTAGCGGGCCCGGTCGTCGAACTCGACGGCGACGAAATGACGCGGATCATCTGGAAATTCATCAAGGACCAGCTGATCCTGCCGTACCTCGACGTCGACCTGAGGTACTACGACCTCGGGATGGAGCATCGGGACGCCACCGATGACCAGGTCACCATCGACGCCGCGCACGCCATCCAGGAACACGGCGTCGGCGTCAAGTGCGCCACCATCACCCCCGACGAGGCCCGCGTCGAGGAGTTCGGCCTCAAGAAGATGTGGCGGTCCCCGAACGGGACGATCCGCAACATCCTCGGCGGCGTCGTCTTCCGCGAGCCGATCATCTGCTCGAACATCCCCCGGCTCGTCCCCGGTTGGACCAAGCCGATCATCATCGGCCGCCACGCCCACGGCGACCAGTACAAGGCTTCGGACTTCGTCGTCCCGGGCCCGGGCAAGGTGACGATCACCTACACGCCGCAGGACGACGGCGAGCCCATCGAGATGGAGATCGCGGACTTCAGCGGCGGCGGCGTCGCGATGGGCATGTACAACTACGACTCGTCGATCCGCGACTTCGCGCGGGCGACGATGCGGTACGCGCTCGAGCGCAACATGCCGCTGTACATGTCCACGAAGAACACGATCCTGAAGGCGTACGACGGCCGCTTCAAGGACATCTTCCAGGAGATCTACGAGGCCGAGTTCAAGGCCGAGTTCGAGGCCAAGAAGCTCACCTACGAGCACCGGCTCATCGACGACATGGTCGCGGCGGCGCTGAAGTGGGAGGGCGGGTTCGTCTGGGCCGCCAAGAACTACGACGGTGACGTCCAGTCCGACACGCTCGCGCAGGGCTTCGGCTCCCTCGGCCTCATGACCTCGGTCCTGATGACCCCCGACGGCAAGACCGTCGAGGCCGAGGCCGCGCACGGCACGGTGACCCGCCACTACCGCCAGCACCAGCAGGGCAAGGCGACGTCGACCAACCCGATCGCGTCCATCTTCGCCTGGACCCGCGGCCTCGAGCACCGCGGCAAGCTCGACAACCAGCCCGAAGTGTCCGACTTCGCGCGCAAGGTTGAGCAGGTCTGCGTCGAGACCGTCGAGGGCGGTCAGATGACCAAGGACCTCGCGCTGCTCGTCGGGGAGTCGACCCCCTACCTGACCACGCAGGAGTTCCTCGAGGCTCTGGACACCAACCTCCAGAAGAAGATCAACGGCTAGATCGGCGGATACCCGTGGTAACGGTTAGCATTTAGTTGAGTGCTCTTCGCTACTGCGGGGATGGTCCGGCGACGGACTTCGTGGTTCCCGGTCCCGGGAAGTGCTCCCCGCGTACGCGGGGATGGCCGTTGGCCCCGCGCATCGCGGGGATGGAGGACGTGTGCGAAGGCCGTCCCGGTGATCCCGGGGCGGCCTTCCGCGTTCGCGGGGGGACGGACGGGACCGGTGGGCGCACCTGCCCGCCGTCCGTCCGGGCGCGCGGTATAGCCTGCTGGTGAACTATCTCGACGGCGAGAGATCCCGCGCGGCGGCGCGCCTCTTGGGCGGTCGGGTTCGCACGGATGGGCCGCCTGAGCCCGGTCAGGTCTTGGTAGGAGAGAGAAGAGGCAATGACTCGCACCCCAGTCACCGTCACCGTTACCGGCGCCGCTGGCCAGATCGGTTACGCGCTGCTGTTCCGCATCGCGTCCGGGCACCTGCTGGGCGCGGACGTACCCGTCAAGCTGCGGCTGCTGGAGATCCCGCAGGCGGTGAAGGCGGCCGAGGGCACCGCGATGGAGCTGGACGACTGCGCCTTCCCGCTGCTGCAGGGCATCGACATCTTCGACGACGCCACCGCGGCGTTCCAGGGGACGAACGTCGCGCTGCTGGTGGGCGCGCGGCCGCGCACGAAGGGCATGGAGCGCGGTGACCTGCTGGAGGCCAACGGCGGGATCTTCAAGCCGCAGGGCGAGGCGATCAACGCCGGCGCGGCGGACGACGTGAAGGTGCTGGTGGTCGGCAACCCGGCGAACACGAACGCGCTGATCGCGCAGTCGCACGCGCCGGACGTCCCGGCCGCGCGGTTCACCGCGATGACGCGTCTCGACCACAACCGGGCGCTGGCGCAGCTGTCGAAGAAGGCGGGCGTTTCGGTCGCCGACATCAAGAAGATGACGATCTGGGGCAACCACTCGGCGACGCAGTACCCGGACCTGTTCCACGCGGAGATCGGCGGGAAGAGCGCCGCGGCCGTGGTGAACGACCAGAAGTGGCTGGAGGACGACTTCATCCCGACGGTCGCCAAGCGCGGTGCGGCGATCATCGAGGCGCGGGGCGCGTCCTCGGCGGCGTCGGCGGCGTCGGCGGCGATCGACCACGTGCACACGTGGGTGAACGGGACGGCCGAGGGCGACTGGACGTCGATGGCCGTGGTGTCGGACGGGTCGTACGGGGTGCCCGAGGGCCTGATCTCGTCGTTCCCGGTGACGACGAAGGACGGCGAGTGGTCGATCGTCCAGGGGCTGGAGATCGACGAGTTCTCCCGCGGCAGGATCGACGCGACGGTCGGCGAGCTGGCGGAGGAGCGGGACGCGGTCCGCAAGCTGGGCCTGATCTGACCTGACCTGACCTGTACGGCAGGACGTCGCGAGCCCCGGGCCTTTGCAGGGTCCGGGGCTCGTTCGCGTACAAAAGGATCTCGGAACGTCCCAATCCCTCGCTAAGGTGTCCTCCGCTCGTCAGGGGAGAACGGGGAGGTACCGGGTGGCGGATCAGGCATTCCAGGTGGATCTGCGCGGGGTGGTGGATCTGCTGAGCCGCCATCTGTACGCGAGTCCACGGGTGTATTTGCGGGAGTTGCTGCAGAACGCGGTGGACGCGATCACGGCGCGCGGCGACGGCGGCGGCCGGGTGCGGGTGGAGACCGGCGGCGGGGCGCTGCGGGTGCACGACGACGGCGTCGGGCTGACGGCGGACGAGGTGCACACGCTGCTGGCCACCATCGGACGGTCGTCGAAGCGGGACGAGCTGGGGTTCGCCCGCCACGACTTCCTGGGGCAGTTCGGGATCGGGCTGCTGTCGGCGTTCCTGGTCGCGGACGAGATCGAGGTGGTGACGCGGTCGGCGCGGGGCGGCGACGCCGTGCGGTGGACGGGCCGCTCGGAGGGCAGCTACCGGGTGGAGCCGGGCGAGCGCGACGAACCGGGCACGACGGTGACGTTGCGGGCCCGTCCGGGGGCGGGGGAGCTGCTGAGCCCGCCGGTGGTGGCGGAGCTGGCGCGGACGTACGGGTCGCTGCTGCCGATCGAGCTGACGGTGGACGGCGCCCGGGTGACGGGCGCGCCGCCGTGGAAGGAGCCGCATCCGGATCCGGCGGCGCGCCGCCGGGCGCTGGAGGCGTACTGCGAGGAGCTGTACGGGTTCGTCCCGTTCGATGTGGTGGATCTGGACGTCGCGGAGGCGGGCCTGTCGGGCGTGGCGTTCGTGCTGCCGCAGCCGGTGGCGCCGACGGCCCGCGCGGCGCACCGCGTGTACCTGAAGCGGATGCTGCTGGCGGAGGGCGTCGAGGGGCTGCTGCCGGAGTGGGCGTTCTTCGCGCGCTGCGTGGTGGACGCGGGGGAGCTGCGGCCGACGGCGTCCCGCGAGGCGCTCTACGAGGACGAGCTGCTGGACGCGACGCGGGACGCGCTGGGGGAGGCGCTCCGGCAGTGGCTGGTGACGCTGGCGCAGACCGATCCGCCGCGCCTGCGCGGGTTCCTGCGGCTGCATCACCTCGGGGTGAAGGCGATGGCGCTGCACGACGACGACATGCTGCGGATCGTGGACCGCTGGCTGGAGTACGAGACGTCCGCGGGTCCGATGACCCTCGCGGAGTTCCGGCGGCGGCATCCGGACGGGCGGTTCACCACGAGCGTGGACGAGTTCCGGCGGCTGTCGGCGGTCGCGGGCGCGCAGGGCGTGGGGCTGGTGAACGCCGGTTACGTGCACGACGCGGAGATCGTCGAGCGGCTTCCGGCGATCGATCCCGACATCGCGATGGCGCGGCTGGACGCGGCCGAGCTGGCGACGACGTTCGGCGTGCTGGACCCGTCCACGGAGCTGGCGTTGCGGCCGTTCCTGGCGGCGGCGCAGCGGGCGGTGGAGCGGCTCGGCTGCGAGGTGGTGGTCCGCGACTTCGATCCGGCGTCGCTGCCCGCGCTGTTCCTGTCGTCGCGTGACGCGCAGTTCCGGGAGGAGCTGACGCGGGCGAAGGAGCGGGCCGGGGAGCTGTGGGCGGACGTCCTCGGCGCGGTGGGCGCGTCGGCGGGGATCGACCGGCCGCAGCTGGTGCTGAACCATCGCAACCCGCTGACCAGGCGGATCACCGCGCTCGGGGACGGCGGCCCGGTCGACGTCGCCGTCCAGGCCCTGTACGGGCAGGCGCTGCTGCTCGGCCACCATCCGCTGCGGCCCGCCGACACGGCCGTGCTGAACCGTTCGTTCATCGGCCTGCTGGAGTGGGCCGTCCACACCCCGGAGGGGGACCAGTGAGCGTTGAGGACGTCTTCGAGCTGATGCGGCGGGCGGAGGAGCTGCCCTACGGGGAGGCCCGCACCGTCCTGGTGGAGGACGCGCTGCGCCGCGCGGACGCGGCGGGCGACGAGGAGCTCGCGTTCCGGGTGCGGCTCCGGCTGACGAACGCCTACCACTACGGCGCGGAGCCGGCGAAGGCGTTCGCGACGTTCAGCCGGACGCTCGCCGACCATGATCGCGACCCGGGTCGCTTCGGGGAGACCCACACGCTGCTGTGGCAGATGAAGGCGGTGGTGAACTCCCTGACGAAGTTCCCGGAGATCCCCCTGGACCGGACGTACGCGGTGCTGGACGACATGGAGCGCCGGTACCGCGCGGGCGGGCACAGCCCGCAGGCGGTCTACCACTACCGGTGCGCGGTCGCGCGGCACGTCGGCGACGACTCCGCGCTCGACTGGTTCGCCAAGTGGCGGGCGGCGGAACGCGACGAGCTGTCGGACTGCGCGGGCTGCGACCCGACCGGGATGATGTACCAGCTGATCGACGCGGGCCGGTTCGACGAGGCGCTGGAGGTCGCGGCGCCGGTGCTGGACGCCGAACTGACCTGCTCGGAGCAGCCGCAGGGCGTCCAGACGGCCCTCATGCAGGTGTACCTGCGGACGGGACGGTACGCGGAGGCGGCCGACATGCACCGGCGCGCCTACCGGGTGAACCGGACGCAGCTCGCCGACCTCGCCGACATCGGCGAGCACCTGGAGTTCTGCGGGCTCACCGGGAACGAGGCGCGCGGCCTGGAGATCCTGGAGCGGCACCTCGGCTGGCTGGACCGGGCGCCGAACCCGCACTCGGCGATGCGGTTCGCGGCGTCGGCGGCGCTGGTGCTGGGCCGGGCGGCGGCGGCCGGGCACGGGACGGCGACGCTGCGGCGGCCCGCGGCGGGCGAGCGCGCGGCGGCGGACGTCCCGGTGGACGGGCTGCGCGCCGAGCTGGCGACGTTCGCGAGGGACCTGGCGGCCCGGTTCGACGAACGCAACGGCACGTCCCGGCAGGGCGAGAAGGTGCGGGCGATCATCGACGCGGAGCCGGTCGCCGGGTTCGTCCCGCTGGCGGCGCACCACCGCCGTCCGGCGCCCGCGCCCGCCCCGGCGGCCCCGGAGCCGGAGGCGGTCGGCGACGTCGACACGATCGACGATCTCGACGAGCTGCTCGACATCACCGACCGGCGCCGCAGCGTCCGCGACATGGACCGGACGATCGCGGCGTGGCGGCGGTTCGACGTCCTGGCGGAGAAGATCGAGCCGACGCCGCTGCAAGCGGCCCGCAGGCTGGACGGCCGCGGCGTGGAGCGGGCCATCGAGGGGGACGCGCCGGGCGCGATGGCGGACTGGGCGGAGGCCGCCCGCCGGTTCGCCGACCTGGACGAGCGGGACCGGCGGCACCGCACGCTCAGCCGGCTGGGGGAGGTTCGCGTCGACACCGGCGACCCGGAGGGGATGGCGGACCTCACCGCCGCGGTCGACCACTTCGCCGCGCACCCGTCCGAGGACGGGTACCTGGTGTCGGCGCTGCTGCGGCTCGCGGGCGGCCACCTCGAACTGGACCGGCCCGCGGACGCGCTCGCCGTGCTCGACCGGATCGCCCCCGGGGACGACCCCTTCCGCGCCCCGGACGCCGACTTCCTGCGGGCCCGCGCGCTGGTGCTCACCGGCGAGGTCGGGGCGGGGACGGCGGTGCTGCGGCGCAGCCTCGACGCGGCCCGCGCGCAGGACGAGCCGCAGAAGATCGCGGCGGCGGGGCTGATGCTGGCGCAGATCCTGGGGCGGATCGCCGAGGATCAGGACGCGGTCCCGCCGGAGGAGATCGTCGTGCTGCTCGACGAGGTGCTCGCGGTGCCGTCCGTGGCGGGGCCGATGCGGGCGGCGGCGCACGGGGAGCGCGGCCGGGCGCTGCTGGCCGCCGACCGTCCCGCCGACGCCGTCGCCGACCTGGTGGAGGGCGTCGCGGCGTGGACGGCCGAGGGCCTGCACGAGGCGGCCGTCCACCTGCGGGTCGACCTCGCCGCCGCCTACATGGGCGCCGGACGGCATCTGGAGGCGGCCGAGGTCGCGGAGGAGGCCCTGCCCGGGGTGATCGGGGAGGACGGCGACCCGATCGCCGAGCGCCGCTGTCGGCTGATGATCGCGCACGCGCAGAAGGAGCTCGGTGAGCCGGGCGCCGCGGACGCGTTCATGGCCATGGCCGGGCTCGCCGCGCAGGACGGCAACGAGGAGGCGCGGGCGCACTTCCTCGACGAGTCCGGCGACGTCCTGACGAACCTGGACAAGGACGCCCTCGCCGCGGAGCGGTTCGCGGAGGCCGCCGAGGCGTACGGGCGGGCCGGCAACCCGCACGGCCGCGTGAACGCGCTGCGCCGCGCCGCGATGTGCCGGATGTGGAGCGACGACGCCGACGCGGCAGAGTCCGGGCTCGGAGAGGCCCGCGCCGCCCTCGCGGACCTTCCCGCCGAGGACGAACCGGCCCGGATCTGGCACACCGCGCTGATCTCGTTCGACGAGGCCCGCGTGCTCGCCCGGCTGGGCCGCCTCCCGGAGGCCGAGGCGAGCGCGTCCGCCGCCGTGGACGCCTTCCGCTCGCTCGACGAGGACGACGCGGCCCAGACCGCCGAGGGCCTCCTCGCCCAGCTCAGGTCCGCGGTCGGCGAGCACCCCGACGACGGCTCCACCGCCCCCTGACCCGGGCGGCCTCCTGACCGCCGGTCCGGCGGTCAGGAGGCGCGGCGGGCTCCCTCGGACGGGACGGCGTCGAGGAAGACGGGGGCGGTCCAGCCGCGGCCGGCGTAGGCGGCGGTGATCGCGTCGCGGACGCGGGCGGCGCGGTCGGCCGCGGTGAGGACGATCACCGAGCCGCCGAATCCGCCGCCGATCATCCGGCCGCCGCGGGCGCCCGCGCGCAGCGCGGCGTCCACGGTCGCGTCGGCCTGCGGCCAGGAGATCTCGAACTGGTCCCGCAGCGACAGGTGCGAGGCGTTCAGCATCGCGCCCAGCTCGGCGACGGCCCCGGCGCGCAGCAGCCCGGCGGCGGCCTCGACCCGGTGGTTCTCGGTGACGACGTGCTGGACGCGGCGGCGCAGCACCGGGTCGGGCAGCGAGCGGAGCGCGGCAGCCAGGTCCTTGACGTCGCGCAGGGCGGGGACGCCGAGGAGGGCGGCGGCCTCCTCGCACTCGGCGCGGCGCCGCCCGTAGTCGCCGTCGCCGATCGCGTGGCTCGCGCGGGTGTCGACGACCAGGAGGGTCAGGCCCGCGTCGCCCGGGGCGAACGGGACCTGGCCGGACAGCCCGCTGCGGCAGTCCAGCAGCAGCGCGTTGCCGGGCGTGCACAGCAGCGACGCCGACTGGTCCATGATCCCGCAGGGCGCGCCGACCTGCTCGTTCTCCGCGCGCTGCGCCAGCGCGGCCAGCTCGCGCCGGTCGGCGTCGACGCCGTGCAGATCGCACAGGGCGAGCGCGGTCGCGCACTCCAGCGCGGCGGACGACGACAGCCCGGCGCCCTGCGGGAGATCGGCGTCGATCAGCAGTGCGGCGCCGCCCGTCCCGAGGGCCGCGCGCAGCACGCGCGCGACGCCCACCGGGTAGGCGGCCCACGCCCGTCCGGGCGGCCAGTTCTCGGCGGCGACCGGGCCGCCGTCCACGGGCGCGGTCACCGGCTCGGCGGACGCCTGCAGGGAGCGGACCTCGACGATCCCGTCGTCCCGCCGCGCCGCCGCCGCCGACACGCCCTGCGCGAGGGCGAACGGCAGCACGAACCCGTCGTTGTAGTCGGTGTGCTCGCCGATCAGGTTGACGCGGCCGGGTGCGCGCCACACGCCGTCCGGCGCCCGCCCGTACGCGGCCTCGAACGCGCCCGCGAGGGAGGCCGCCTCCGGGAGCGCCGTCACCGGGAGCGGATGAAGGTCCAGGCGTCGCCGACCATCGCGCGCAGGTCGTGCTCCGGCTTCCAGCCCAGCTCGCTCTGGATCTTGTCGGACGACGCGACGAGCACGGCCGGGTCGCCCGCGCGGCGCGGCGCGACCTCGGCGGGGACGTCGCGGCCGGTCACCTCGCGGCAGACCTCGACGACCTCGCGCACCGAGTTCCCGGTGCCGCTGCCGAGGTTGTAGATCTCGTGCGCGCCGGGCTCGCAGGCGTCGAGGGCCAGCAGGTGCGCGCGTCCGAGATCTTCGACGTGGATGTAGTCGCGGATGCAGGTGCCGTCCGGCGTCGGGTAGTCGTCGCCGAACATCTTCACCGGCTCGCCGTCCTCGGCGCCCGCCGCCTTCAGCACGTTCGGGATCAGGTGGGTCTCGACGGTGTGCCGCTCGCCGAGCGTCCCGTACGCCCCGGCGACGTTGAAGTAGCGCAGCGAGACCCCGCCGATGCCGTGCAGGCGGGCGTACTCGCCGAGCGCCGTGTCGATCGCGAGCTTGGAGGCGCCGTAGGGGTTGGTGGGGCGGGTCGGGTCGGTCTCCAGGATCGGCGTCGACTCCGGCTCCCCGTAGGTCGCGGCCGTCGAGGAGAACACGATCTTGCGGACGCCCGTGACGCGCATCGCGTCCAGCAGGGCGAGGGACTCGCCCAGGTTCTTGTCCCAGTA
The nucleotide sequence above comes from Actinomadura algeriensis. Encoded proteins:
- the galK gene encoding galactokinase gives rise to the protein MTALPEAASLAGAFEAAYGRAPDGVWRAPGRVNLIGEHTDYNDGFVLPFALAQGVSAAAARRDDGIVEVRSLQASAEPVTAPVDGGPVAAENWPPGRAWAAYPVGVARVLRAALGTGGAALLIDADLPQGAGLSSSAALECATALALCDLHGVDADRRELAALAQRAENEQVGAPCGIMDQSASLLCTPGNALLLDCRSGLSGQVPFAPGDAGLTLLVVDTRASHAIGDGDYGRRRAECEEAAALLGVPALRDVKDLAAALRSLPDPVLRRRVQHVVTENHRVEAAAGLLRAGAVAELGAMLNASHLSLRDQFEISWPQADATVDAALRAGARGGRMIGGGFGGSVIVLTAADRAARVRDAITAAYAGRGWTAPVFLDAVPSEGARRAS
- the galE gene encoding UDP-glucose 4-epimerase GalE, coding for MKLLVTGGAGYIGSVVSALLLEAQHEVVVLDDLSTGHEDAVPAGARLVRGTLRDTAAEVLGGAGFDAVLHFAAKSLVGESVQNPALYWDKNLGESLALLDAMRVTGVRKIVFSSTAATYGEPESTPILETDPTRPTNPYGASKLAIDTALGEYARLHGIGGVSLRYFNVAGAYGTLGERHTVETHLIPNVLKAAGAEDGEPVKMFGDDYPTPDGTCIRDYIHVEDLGRAHLLALDACEPGAHEIYNLGSGTGNSVREVVEVCREVTGRDVPAEVAPRRAGDPAVLVASSDKIQSELGWKPEHDLRAMVGDAWTFIRSR